In Coturnix japonica isolate 7356 chromosome 7, Coturnix japonica 2.1, whole genome shotgun sequence, one DNA window encodes the following:
- the COBLL1 gene encoding cordon-bleu protein-like 1 isoform X1 — MLFKLFDFSFDSKLNFIFTFDNPWKKLRKAKAPPPPSETKTVTDCPFDDTESANIIMEQKENVIDKDIELSVVLPGDVIKYTTVNGRKPMMDLLIFLCAQYHLNPSSYTIELISAENSQIKFKPNTPVGMLEVEKVIVKPKQMDKKKPAPVIPEQTVRVVINYKKTQKTVVRVSPYSPLQELLPIICSKCEFDPSHTVLLKNYQSQEALDMTKSLNDLGLRELYAMDISRAASPVDLNLPSLKDSDRVSENSDVLKEKENKGFFSFFQRSKKKREQTASAPATPLMSKPRPTFTTRSSTVSKQYDSNTLPSEMPKKRRAPLPPMPNSLSAPQELAEARTEPDIVKSNSLGMNDQAPLGLVRKGSLPLSDTASVSSLRRMKRKAPSPPSRTPEDQSESSNGTVTESRESVLTEVEGRAAEMRSETGARTSEYSLEEIDEKEEMSVQEGEESGSTDTSLRTGEVTAAFSSTEVPLETERNDRASSVPVAGTVSVDNSQSFEEEKQENMSTDGKELQTQISSDQDAFEKDRKLRILEQNKNHDHSSRTLLPTNEDAGEKQTAKIKAEDFSENSKLEADRLSNCQASKNDIAISHSNYTQMIPGKQDQKTSQTSLDTVKTHDVAIQTGPLVSNLGRTEKKEMIVPQDYESSTFKRMVHQHNTDTNNPGLRVMQGIHKDEETSTEQNLQRQEVSYEKAIPMKDEIHICTNGSNVTSLETIAKTPEGSPIRGYPLYRQDMKPKLKPANEITRDYIPKIGMTTYKIVPPPKSLETMKSWESDVSDSKAQEVSASKNTLEYEDPKELIMQTEIPHLPKSTGHLQTGLQNIPTAKNDLLHRMQSTSEHGVPSGTRVTSEVNQIETVSSKQLVPPVLTLSNTNASSETQEKSNALSPTTAKPSSFYLQMQRRVSGHYVSSAIARNTICAPNSIQSEVKNTELEKKISSPDETALLTTSSSSLPVEDKDNDGKRTESSTSPVKNNKPPSSPSCQPAPLNLRTLRTFAVPKPYSSSRPSPFALAVSSAVKRSQSFNKTRTVSSLAPREECPVELSSASSAAESSSATSMPQVKTPSLHSVIGGPQNSLMDKKSSNVSNSEQKIQAQSGASADHPRPIIMRQTSTPVQRSDPEQIHQSLLAAIRSGEAAARLKRVGPPSNTVSVNGRARLNHLYSTEAKANH, encoded by the exons ATGCTGTTCAAGTTGTTTGACTTCTCTTTTGATAGCAAACTGaacttcattttcacatttgatAATCCGTGGAAAAAGTT aagaaaagctaaagcacctcctcctccatctgaaACCAAAACGGTCACTGATTGTCCATTTGATGACACAGAATCAGCCAACATCATCATGGAACAGAAGGAGAATGTAATTGATAAAGACATTGAACTGTCAGTGGTCCTGCCAGGAGATGTGATCAAATACACTACGGTCAATGGGAG GAAGCCCATGATGGACTTGCTGATCTTTCTCTGTGCACAGTATCATTTAAACCCGTCAAGTTACACTATAGAGTTGATATCAGCAGAAAACAGCCAGATTAAATTCAAACCGAATACACCAGTGGGAATGCTTGAAGTGGAAAAAGTGATtgtaaaaccaaaacaaatggATAAGAAGAAACCTGCTCCAGTGATACCAGAG CAAACAGTAAGGGTAGTGATAAACTACAAGAAGACGCAGAAGACAGTTGTAAGAGTTAGTCCATATTCACCGCTTCAGGAACTGTTGCCAATTATCTGTAGTAAATGTGAATTTGATCCTTCGCACACTGTATTACTGAAGAATTACCAGTCTCAAGAAGCCCTTGATATGACAAAATCTCTTAATGATCTAGGACTAAGAGAACTATATGCCATGGATATCAGTCGAG CCGCATCACCAGTTGACTTAAACTTGCCATCTTTGAAAG ACTCCGATCGTGTGTCTGAAAACTCAGATGttctaaaagagaaagaaaacaaagggtttttcagcttttttcaacgaagcaagaaaaaaagagaacaa ACTGCCAGTGCCCCAGCAACTCCGTTAATGAGCAAGCCAAGGCCAACATTTACCACAAGATCTAGCACTGTTAGCAAGCAGTATGATTCTAACACTCTGCCATCTGAAATGCCAAAGAAACGGAGAGCTCCTCTACCACCCATGCCAAATTCTCTGAGTGCCCCCCAGGAACTTGCAGAAGCCAGGACAGAACCTGATATCGTGAAATCTAACAGCCTTGGTATGAATGATCAG GCCCCTTTGGGATTAGTAAGAAAAGGTTCTCTGCCGCTCAGTGACACAGCTTCTGTAAGCTCTCTACGGAGGATGAAGCGCAAAGCACCCTCACCACCCTCTAGAACACCAGAAGATCAAAGTGAAAGCAGTAATGGGACTG TAACAGAGTCAAGAGAATCAGTCCTCACTGAAGtggaaggaagagctgctgaaatGCGGTCTGAAacag GTGCCAGGACCTCAGAATACAGCCTGGAAGAAATtgatgaaaaggaagagatgagtGTGCAAGAGGGAGAGGAAAGTGGAAGTACAGATACCTCTCTCAGGACAGGGGAGGTTACTGCAGCCTTCAGCTCTACAGAGGTACCactggaaactgaaagaaatgatcGTGCTTCATCAGTTCCTGTTGCTGGCACTGTTTCTGTAGACAACTCACAAAGCTTcgaggaagaaaaacaagaaaatatgagCACAGATGGCAA AGAACTACAGACTCAGATAAGCAGTGACCAAGATGCATTTGAGAAAGACAGGAAGCTTAGAAttttggaacaaaataaaaatcatg ATCACAGTAGCAGAACACTCCTCCCAACAAATGAAGATGcgggagaaaagcagacagcaaaaattaaagcagaagatTTTAGCGAAAACAGCAAGCTTGAAGCTGACAGACTATCAAACTGCCAAGCATCTAAAAATGACATTGCCATAAGTCATAGCAATTACACTCAAATGATTCCAGGAAAGCAAGATCAGAAAACAAGTCAAACCAGCCTGGACACTGTAAAAACTCATGATGTTGCAATTCAGACAGGTCCATTGGTTAGCAATTTGGGAaggactgaaaagaaagaaatgattgtTCCTCAAGACTATGAATCATCCACATTCAAAAGAATGGTCCATCAACACAATACAGACACAAACAACCCTGGTCTTCGGGTGATGCAAGGAATACATAAGGATGAAGAAACTTCAACAGAACAAAATCTTCAGAGGCAAGAAGTTTCATATGAGAAAGCAATACCCATGAAAGATGAAATTCATATTTGTACAAATGGCAGTAATGTTACTTCACTAGAAACGATTGCAAAAACTCCAGAAGGGTCTCCTATAAGGGGTTACCCTCTTTATAGGCAGGACATGAAACCTAAACTGAAGCCTGCTAATGAAATTACAAGAGATTACATACCAAAAATTGGAATGACTACTTATAAAATTGTGCCTCCTCCAAAATCCTTGGAAACAATGAAGAGCTGGGAATCAGATGTTTCAGATAGTAAGGCTCAAGAGGTATCTGCTTCCAAAAACACTCTGGAGTATGAAGACCCCAAAGAATTAATAATGCAAACTGAAATTCCTCATCTTCCCAAAAGTACAGGTCACTTACAGACTGGTTTGCAAAATATACCCACTGCAAAAAATGATCTGCTGCACAGAATGCAGAGCACTTCTGAACATGGGGTGCCATCTGGAACCAGGGTTACCTCCGAGGTCAATCAAATAGAGACAGTATCATCGAAGCAGCTTGTCCCACCAGTGCTAACCTTAAGTAATACAAATGCTTCTTCTGAGACTCAGGAGAAGTCAAATGCTCTAAGTCCTACAACAGCTAAGCCTAGTTCGTTTTATCTGCAAATGCAGCGAAGAGTTTCAGGTCACTATGTGTCATCTGCAATTGCCAGGAATACCATCTGTGCTCCTAATTCCATTCAAAgtgaagttaaaaatacagagttagaaaaaaaaatctcatcacCTGATGAAACTGCATTACTTACTACAAGTAGCTCCTCTCTGCCAGTAGAAGACAAAGATAATGATGGGAAAAGAACTGAATCTTCCACTTCTCCTGTTAAAAACAATAAACCACCAAGTTCTCCCTCCTGTCAGCCAGCACCGTTGAACCTAAGAACTCTAAGAACTTTTGCAGTTCCAAAGCCATACTCCAGTTCGAGGCCATCCCCTTTTGCACTTGCTGTCTCCTCAGCTGTCAAAAGATCACAGTCATTCAATAAAACGCGTACAGTCTCTAGCCTGGCACCAAGAGAAGAATGTCCTGTTGAACTCTcatctgcttcttctgcagctgaatCCTCCTCAGCTACCTCCATGCCTCAGGTGAAAACCCCTTCCTTACACAGTGTCATCGGAGGGCCACAAAATAGTCTGATGGATAAG AAAAGCAGCAATGTAAGCAACAGTGAGCAAAAGATTCAGGCACAGTCAGGTGCTTCAGCTGACCACCCACGCCCTATCATTATGAGACAAACCTCAACACCAGTCCAGCGCTCTGACCCAGAACAGATCCACCAGAGCTTGCTGGCCGCAATCCGCTCTGGAGAAGCTGCAGCCAGATTGAAAAGG GTTGGTCCTCCATCAAACACTGTATCTGTCAATGGAAGAGCCAGGCTTAACCATTTGTATTCCACAGAAGCGAAAGCGAATCATTAG
- the COBLL1 gene encoding cordon-bleu protein-like 1 isoform X3: MEQKENVIDKDIELSVVLPGDVIKYTTVNGRKPMMDLLIFLCAQYHLNPSSYTIELISAENSQIKFKPNTPVGMLEVEKVIVKPKQMDKKKPAPVIPEQTVRVVINYKKTQKTVVRVSPYSPLQELLPIICSKCEFDPSHTVLLKNYQSQEALDMTKSLNDLGLRELYAMDISRAASPVDLNLPSLKDSDRVSENSDVLKEKENKGFFSFFQRSKKKREQTASAPATPLMSKPRPTFTTRSSTVSKQYDSNTLPSEMPKKRRAPLPPMPNSLSAPQELAEARTEPDIVKSNSLGMNDQAPLGLVRKGSLPLSDTASVSSLRRMKRKAPSPPSRTPEDQSESSNGTVTESRESVLTEVEGRAAEMRSETGARTSEYSLEEIDEKEEMSVQEGEESGSTDTSLRTGEVTAAFSSTEVPLETERNDRASSVPVAGTVSVDNSQSFEEEKQENMSTDGKELQTQISSDQDAFEKDRKLRILEQNKNHDHSSRTLLPTNEDAGEKQTAKIKAEDFSENSKLEADRLSNCQASKNDIAISHSNYTQMIPGKQDQKTSQTSLDTVKTHDVAIQTGPLVSNLGRTEKKEMIVPQDYESSTFKRMVHQHNTDTNNPGLRVMQGIHKDEETSTEQNLQRQEVSYEKAIPMKDEIHICTNGSNVTSLETIAKTPEGSPIRGYPLYRQDMKPKLKPANEITRDYIPKIGMTTYKIVPPPKSLETMKSWESDVSDSKAQEVSASKNTLEYEDPKELIMQTEIPHLPKSTGHLQTGLQNIPTAKNDLLHRMQSTSEHGVPSGTRVTSEVNQIETVSSKQLVPPVLTLSNTNASSETQEKSNALSPTTAKPSSFYLQMQRRVSGHYVSSAIARNTICAPNSIQSEVKNTELEKKISSPDETALLTTSSSSLPVEDKDNDGKRTESSTSPVKNNKPPSSPSCQPAPLNLRTLRTFAVPKPYSSSRPSPFALAVSSAVKRSQSFNKTRTVSSLAPREECPVELSSASSAAESSSATSMPQVKTPSLHSVIGGPQNSLMDKKSSNVSNSEQKIQAQSGASADHPRPIIMRQTSTPVQRSDPEQIHQSLLAAIRSGEAAARLKRVGPPSNTVSVNGRARLNHLYSTEAKANH, encoded by the exons ATGGAACAGAAGGAGAATGTAATTGATAAAGACATTGAACTGTCAGTGGTCCTGCCAGGAGATGTGATCAAATACACTACGGTCAATGGGAG GAAGCCCATGATGGACTTGCTGATCTTTCTCTGTGCACAGTATCATTTAAACCCGTCAAGTTACACTATAGAGTTGATATCAGCAGAAAACAGCCAGATTAAATTCAAACCGAATACACCAGTGGGAATGCTTGAAGTGGAAAAAGTGATtgtaaaaccaaaacaaatggATAAGAAGAAACCTGCTCCAGTGATACCAGAG CAAACAGTAAGGGTAGTGATAAACTACAAGAAGACGCAGAAGACAGTTGTAAGAGTTAGTCCATATTCACCGCTTCAGGAACTGTTGCCAATTATCTGTAGTAAATGTGAATTTGATCCTTCGCACACTGTATTACTGAAGAATTACCAGTCTCAAGAAGCCCTTGATATGACAAAATCTCTTAATGATCTAGGACTAAGAGAACTATATGCCATGGATATCAGTCGAG CCGCATCACCAGTTGACTTAAACTTGCCATCTTTGAAAG ACTCCGATCGTGTGTCTGAAAACTCAGATGttctaaaagagaaagaaaacaaagggtttttcagcttttttcaacgaagcaagaaaaaaagagaacaa ACTGCCAGTGCCCCAGCAACTCCGTTAATGAGCAAGCCAAGGCCAACATTTACCACAAGATCTAGCACTGTTAGCAAGCAGTATGATTCTAACACTCTGCCATCTGAAATGCCAAAGAAACGGAGAGCTCCTCTACCACCCATGCCAAATTCTCTGAGTGCCCCCCAGGAACTTGCAGAAGCCAGGACAGAACCTGATATCGTGAAATCTAACAGCCTTGGTATGAATGATCAG GCCCCTTTGGGATTAGTAAGAAAAGGTTCTCTGCCGCTCAGTGACACAGCTTCTGTAAGCTCTCTACGGAGGATGAAGCGCAAAGCACCCTCACCACCCTCTAGAACACCAGAAGATCAAAGTGAAAGCAGTAATGGGACTG TAACAGAGTCAAGAGAATCAGTCCTCACTGAAGtggaaggaagagctgctgaaatGCGGTCTGAAacag GTGCCAGGACCTCAGAATACAGCCTGGAAGAAATtgatgaaaaggaagagatgagtGTGCAAGAGGGAGAGGAAAGTGGAAGTACAGATACCTCTCTCAGGACAGGGGAGGTTACTGCAGCCTTCAGCTCTACAGAGGTACCactggaaactgaaagaaatgatcGTGCTTCATCAGTTCCTGTTGCTGGCACTGTTTCTGTAGACAACTCACAAAGCTTcgaggaagaaaaacaagaaaatatgagCACAGATGGCAA AGAACTACAGACTCAGATAAGCAGTGACCAAGATGCATTTGAGAAAGACAGGAAGCTTAGAAttttggaacaaaataaaaatcatg ATCACAGTAGCAGAACACTCCTCCCAACAAATGAAGATGcgggagaaaagcagacagcaaaaattaaagcagaagatTTTAGCGAAAACAGCAAGCTTGAAGCTGACAGACTATCAAACTGCCAAGCATCTAAAAATGACATTGCCATAAGTCATAGCAATTACACTCAAATGATTCCAGGAAAGCAAGATCAGAAAACAAGTCAAACCAGCCTGGACACTGTAAAAACTCATGATGTTGCAATTCAGACAGGTCCATTGGTTAGCAATTTGGGAaggactgaaaagaaagaaatgattgtTCCTCAAGACTATGAATCATCCACATTCAAAAGAATGGTCCATCAACACAATACAGACACAAACAACCCTGGTCTTCGGGTGATGCAAGGAATACATAAGGATGAAGAAACTTCAACAGAACAAAATCTTCAGAGGCAAGAAGTTTCATATGAGAAAGCAATACCCATGAAAGATGAAATTCATATTTGTACAAATGGCAGTAATGTTACTTCACTAGAAACGATTGCAAAAACTCCAGAAGGGTCTCCTATAAGGGGTTACCCTCTTTATAGGCAGGACATGAAACCTAAACTGAAGCCTGCTAATGAAATTACAAGAGATTACATACCAAAAATTGGAATGACTACTTATAAAATTGTGCCTCCTCCAAAATCCTTGGAAACAATGAAGAGCTGGGAATCAGATGTTTCAGATAGTAAGGCTCAAGAGGTATCTGCTTCCAAAAACACTCTGGAGTATGAAGACCCCAAAGAATTAATAATGCAAACTGAAATTCCTCATCTTCCCAAAAGTACAGGTCACTTACAGACTGGTTTGCAAAATATACCCACTGCAAAAAATGATCTGCTGCACAGAATGCAGAGCACTTCTGAACATGGGGTGCCATCTGGAACCAGGGTTACCTCCGAGGTCAATCAAATAGAGACAGTATCATCGAAGCAGCTTGTCCCACCAGTGCTAACCTTAAGTAATACAAATGCTTCTTCTGAGACTCAGGAGAAGTCAAATGCTCTAAGTCCTACAACAGCTAAGCCTAGTTCGTTTTATCTGCAAATGCAGCGAAGAGTTTCAGGTCACTATGTGTCATCTGCAATTGCCAGGAATACCATCTGTGCTCCTAATTCCATTCAAAgtgaagttaaaaatacagagttagaaaaaaaaatctcatcacCTGATGAAACTGCATTACTTACTACAAGTAGCTCCTCTCTGCCAGTAGAAGACAAAGATAATGATGGGAAAAGAACTGAATCTTCCACTTCTCCTGTTAAAAACAATAAACCACCAAGTTCTCCCTCCTGTCAGCCAGCACCGTTGAACCTAAGAACTCTAAGAACTTTTGCAGTTCCAAAGCCATACTCCAGTTCGAGGCCATCCCCTTTTGCACTTGCTGTCTCCTCAGCTGTCAAAAGATCACAGTCATTCAATAAAACGCGTACAGTCTCTAGCCTGGCACCAAGAGAAGAATGTCCTGTTGAACTCTcatctgcttcttctgcagctgaatCCTCCTCAGCTACCTCCATGCCTCAGGTGAAAACCCCTTCCTTACACAGTGTCATCGGAGGGCCACAAAATAGTCTGATGGATAAG AAAAGCAGCAATGTAAGCAACAGTGAGCAAAAGATTCAGGCACAGTCAGGTGCTTCAGCTGACCACCCACGCCCTATCATTATGAGACAAACCTCAACACCAGTCCAGCGCTCTGACCCAGAACAGATCCACCAGAGCTTGCTGGCCGCAATCCGCTCTGGAGAAGCTGCAGCCAGATTGAAAAGG GTTGGTCCTCCATCAAACACTGTATCTGTCAATGGAAGAGCCAGGCTTAACCATTTGTATTCCACAGAAGCGAAAGCGAATCATTAG
- the COBLL1 gene encoding cordon-bleu protein-like 1 isoform X2, producing MAGRAPQPAVQPSSGRKAKAPPPPSETKTVTDCPFDDTESANIIMEQKENVIDKDIELSVVLPGDVIKYTTVNGRKPMMDLLIFLCAQYHLNPSSYTIELISAENSQIKFKPNTPVGMLEVEKVIVKPKQMDKKKPAPVIPEQTVRVVINYKKTQKTVVRVSPYSPLQELLPIICSKCEFDPSHTVLLKNYQSQEALDMTKSLNDLGLRELYAMDISRAASPVDLNLPSLKDSDRVSENSDVLKEKENKGFFSFFQRSKKKREQTASAPATPLMSKPRPTFTTRSSTVSKQYDSNTLPSEMPKKRRAPLPPMPNSLSAPQELAEARTEPDIVKSNSLGMNDQAPLGLVRKGSLPLSDTASVSSLRRMKRKAPSPPSRTPEDQSESSNGTVTESRESVLTEVEGRAAEMRSETGARTSEYSLEEIDEKEEMSVQEGEESGSTDTSLRTGEVTAAFSSTEVPLETERNDRASSVPVAGTVSVDNSQSFEEEKQENMSTDGKELQTQISSDQDAFEKDRKLRILEQNKNHDHSSRTLLPTNEDAGEKQTAKIKAEDFSENSKLEADRLSNCQASKNDIAISHSNYTQMIPGKQDQKTSQTSLDTVKTHDVAIQTGPLVSNLGRTEKKEMIVPQDYESSTFKRMVHQHNTDTNNPGLRVMQGIHKDEETSTEQNLQRQEVSYEKAIPMKDEIHICTNGSNVTSLETIAKTPEGSPIRGYPLYRQDMKPKLKPANEITRDYIPKIGMTTYKIVPPPKSLETMKSWESDVSDSKAQEVSASKNTLEYEDPKELIMQTEIPHLPKSTGHLQTGLQNIPTAKNDLLHRMQSTSEHGVPSGTRVTSEVNQIETVSSKQLVPPVLTLSNTNASSETQEKSNALSPTTAKPSSFYLQMQRRVSGHYVSSAIARNTICAPNSIQSEVKNTELEKKISSPDETALLTTSSSSLPVEDKDNDGKRTESSTSPVKNNKPPSSPSCQPAPLNLRTLRTFAVPKPYSSSRPSPFALAVSSAVKRSQSFNKTRTVSSLAPREECPVELSSASSAAESSSATSMPQVKTPSLHSVIGGPQNSLMDKKSSNVSNSEQKIQAQSGASADHPRPIIMRQTSTPVQRSDPEQIHQSLLAAIRSGEAAARLKRVGPPSNTVSVNGRARLNHLYSTEAKANH from the exons aagaaaagctaaagcacctcctcctccatctgaaACCAAAACGGTCACTGATTGTCCATTTGATGACACAGAATCAGCCAACATCATCATGGAACAGAAGGAGAATGTAATTGATAAAGACATTGAACTGTCAGTGGTCCTGCCAGGAGATGTGATCAAATACACTACGGTCAATGGGAG GAAGCCCATGATGGACTTGCTGATCTTTCTCTGTGCACAGTATCATTTAAACCCGTCAAGTTACACTATAGAGTTGATATCAGCAGAAAACAGCCAGATTAAATTCAAACCGAATACACCAGTGGGAATGCTTGAAGTGGAAAAAGTGATtgtaaaaccaaaacaaatggATAAGAAGAAACCTGCTCCAGTGATACCAGAG CAAACAGTAAGGGTAGTGATAAACTACAAGAAGACGCAGAAGACAGTTGTAAGAGTTAGTCCATATTCACCGCTTCAGGAACTGTTGCCAATTATCTGTAGTAAATGTGAATTTGATCCTTCGCACACTGTATTACTGAAGAATTACCAGTCTCAAGAAGCCCTTGATATGACAAAATCTCTTAATGATCTAGGACTAAGAGAACTATATGCCATGGATATCAGTCGAG CCGCATCACCAGTTGACTTAAACTTGCCATCTTTGAAAG ACTCCGATCGTGTGTCTGAAAACTCAGATGttctaaaagagaaagaaaacaaagggtttttcagcttttttcaacgaagcaagaaaaaaagagaacaa ACTGCCAGTGCCCCAGCAACTCCGTTAATGAGCAAGCCAAGGCCAACATTTACCACAAGATCTAGCACTGTTAGCAAGCAGTATGATTCTAACACTCTGCCATCTGAAATGCCAAAGAAACGGAGAGCTCCTCTACCACCCATGCCAAATTCTCTGAGTGCCCCCCAGGAACTTGCAGAAGCCAGGACAGAACCTGATATCGTGAAATCTAACAGCCTTGGTATGAATGATCAG GCCCCTTTGGGATTAGTAAGAAAAGGTTCTCTGCCGCTCAGTGACACAGCTTCTGTAAGCTCTCTACGGAGGATGAAGCGCAAAGCACCCTCACCACCCTCTAGAACACCAGAAGATCAAAGTGAAAGCAGTAATGGGACTG TAACAGAGTCAAGAGAATCAGTCCTCACTGAAGtggaaggaagagctgctgaaatGCGGTCTGAAacag GTGCCAGGACCTCAGAATACAGCCTGGAAGAAATtgatgaaaaggaagagatgagtGTGCAAGAGGGAGAGGAAAGTGGAAGTACAGATACCTCTCTCAGGACAGGGGAGGTTACTGCAGCCTTCAGCTCTACAGAGGTACCactggaaactgaaagaaatgatcGTGCTTCATCAGTTCCTGTTGCTGGCACTGTTTCTGTAGACAACTCACAAAGCTTcgaggaagaaaaacaagaaaatatgagCACAGATGGCAA AGAACTACAGACTCAGATAAGCAGTGACCAAGATGCATTTGAGAAAGACAGGAAGCTTAGAAttttggaacaaaataaaaatcatg ATCACAGTAGCAGAACACTCCTCCCAACAAATGAAGATGcgggagaaaagcagacagcaaaaattaaagcagaagatTTTAGCGAAAACAGCAAGCTTGAAGCTGACAGACTATCAAACTGCCAAGCATCTAAAAATGACATTGCCATAAGTCATAGCAATTACACTCAAATGATTCCAGGAAAGCAAGATCAGAAAACAAGTCAAACCAGCCTGGACACTGTAAAAACTCATGATGTTGCAATTCAGACAGGTCCATTGGTTAGCAATTTGGGAaggactgaaaagaaagaaatgattgtTCCTCAAGACTATGAATCATCCACATTCAAAAGAATGGTCCATCAACACAATACAGACACAAACAACCCTGGTCTTCGGGTGATGCAAGGAATACATAAGGATGAAGAAACTTCAACAGAACAAAATCTTCAGAGGCAAGAAGTTTCATATGAGAAAGCAATACCCATGAAAGATGAAATTCATATTTGTACAAATGGCAGTAATGTTACTTCACTAGAAACGATTGCAAAAACTCCAGAAGGGTCTCCTATAAGGGGTTACCCTCTTTATAGGCAGGACATGAAACCTAAACTGAAGCCTGCTAATGAAATTACAAGAGATTACATACCAAAAATTGGAATGACTACTTATAAAATTGTGCCTCCTCCAAAATCCTTGGAAACAATGAAGAGCTGGGAATCAGATGTTTCAGATAGTAAGGCTCAAGAGGTATCTGCTTCCAAAAACACTCTGGAGTATGAAGACCCCAAAGAATTAATAATGCAAACTGAAATTCCTCATCTTCCCAAAAGTACAGGTCACTTACAGACTGGTTTGCAAAATATACCCACTGCAAAAAATGATCTGCTGCACAGAATGCAGAGCACTTCTGAACATGGGGTGCCATCTGGAACCAGGGTTACCTCCGAGGTCAATCAAATAGAGACAGTATCATCGAAGCAGCTTGTCCCACCAGTGCTAACCTTAAGTAATACAAATGCTTCTTCTGAGACTCAGGAGAAGTCAAATGCTCTAAGTCCTACAACAGCTAAGCCTAGTTCGTTTTATCTGCAAATGCAGCGAAGAGTTTCAGGTCACTATGTGTCATCTGCAATTGCCAGGAATACCATCTGTGCTCCTAATTCCATTCAAAgtgaagttaaaaatacagagttagaaaaaaaaatctcatcacCTGATGAAACTGCATTACTTACTACAAGTAGCTCCTCTCTGCCAGTAGAAGACAAAGATAATGATGGGAAAAGAACTGAATCTTCCACTTCTCCTGTTAAAAACAATAAACCACCAAGTTCTCCCTCCTGTCAGCCAGCACCGTTGAACCTAAGAACTCTAAGAACTTTTGCAGTTCCAAAGCCATACTCCAGTTCGAGGCCATCCCCTTTTGCACTTGCTGTCTCCTCAGCTGTCAAAAGATCACAGTCATTCAATAAAACGCGTACAGTCTCTAGCCTGGCACCAAGAGAAGAATGTCCTGTTGAACTCTcatctgcttcttctgcagctgaatCCTCCTCAGCTACCTCCATGCCTCAGGTGAAAACCCCTTCCTTACACAGTGTCATCGGAGGGCCACAAAATAGTCTGATGGATAAG AAAAGCAGCAATGTAAGCAACAGTGAGCAAAAGATTCAGGCACAGTCAGGTGCTTCAGCTGACCACCCACGCCCTATCATTATGAGACAAACCTCAACACCAGTCCAGCGCTCTGACCCAGAACAGATCCACCAGAGCTTGCTGGCCGCAATCCGCTCTGGAGAAGCTGCAGCCAGATTGAAAAGG GTTGGTCCTCCATCAAACACTGTATCTGTCAATGGAAGAGCCAGGCTTAACCATTTGTATTCCACAGAAGCGAAAGCGAATCATTAG